TTACGCCAAGTACCAGGTTATACCTTAAGCGGTTTAACCGGTCAGCTTAGTGCTGATTCAAACTGTGATGTGGATCGCGATATGACATGGTATCAAGTACAAGATGGTAACGTGGTAGCGGTTGCGAACTAATCCATGTTTTCATTAAAACGTCAACAAGGGGCGGGCTTTGAACATCAAGCCCGCCTTTTCTTAGAAACCAAAGGTCTCAAATTCATCGCTGCGAATCAATATTTCAAATGCGGTGAATTGGATCTTATTATGCAAGACGGTCAAACGATCGTTTTTGTTGAGGTACGTCAACGATCCAACTCAGCATTTGGATCCGCTGTTGAAAGCGTGGATTGGCAAAAGCAACAAAAATGGCTGAATGCTGCAAACTTATGGCTTGCTAAGCACGATCTGAGCCTTGAAGATGCGGATTGCCGTTTTGATCTTATCGCCTTTGGTAAAACAGCCAGCGATATTCAATGGTTTCCTAATTTCCTCGATTAATCTTTTCTAATTATGTTACAAAAAGTCAAAGATATTTATAGCGAAAGTATTCAAATTCAAATTTCTGCTTCTAGCCTACTATCAGAAAATATTGCCACCGCCGCACAAATGGTGATGCAATGTTTACTGAGTGGTAATAAAGTCATTGCTTGTGGAGTCTCTCGCTCTTATGCTAATGCACAATTTTTAGTATCAAATCTGCTTAATCGCTATGATTTTGAACGCCCTAGCCTGCCTTCTGTACTGCTTAGCCTTGAAAGTGCGGTCGGTTCTTCACTGGTTTTTGATCAACCTAGTGATCAACTTTATCAACATCAATTTAACGCTATTGCTAAACCCGGCGATTTATTGCTCGCCTTTGCCCCTTTAGGCACAGAAAAAGCCGTGCTAAATACGATTTCCAATGCAGTCAATAAAGAAATTCAGGTGATTGCTTTAACGGGTTCAAATAACGATGCTATTCAAGGTGTATTAGCTGAAACTGATTTAGAAATCTCCATTCCTGCCACTAAAGAAACACGTATTTTAGAAAATCATTTATTCGTGATTAACGCACTTTGTGAGCTTGTTGATAGCACACTTTTCCCAAGAGCTTGACATTAAAGGATTTTCCAACCAAACTATTTCTAAAATTAATTGACTAATTAATTAGCTCACTCATTTATAAAAAGGAGATTAATAATGAAATTGACCCCATTTAAAAAATTAGCCTTCGTCCTAGGCGCATCAATTATGTTACAAGGCTGTGTAGCTGCGGTTGTTGGTGGCGCAGCGGCTGGCGCAAAAGTTGCAACAGATCCTCGTACCATGGGTACACAAGTAGATGACGAAACCCTAGAAATAAAAGTTGAAAACGCATTAGATAAAGATGCACAAATTAAATCTGAAGGTCGTGTAAATGCTGTTTCTTACAGTGGTCGCGTCTTATTAATTGGTCAAGTACCGAGTGAAAGTGTAAAAGAAACCGCAACCAGTCTTGCAAAAGGTGTAGAAGGTGTAAACGACGTATACAATGAATTACGTGTTGGGCCAAAAATTACTTTTGGACAAATTACAAAAGACAGTTGGATTACGACACAAATTAAATCTAAACTCTTTGTAGGCGATAATGTAAAAGCAACAGATGTGAAAGTGATCACCGAAAACGGTGAAGTATTCTTACTCGGAAACGTCACTCAATCACAAGGTGACTCAGCTGCAGAAATTGCAAGCAAAGTCTCTGGTGTTCAAAAAGTTGTCAAAGTATTTAAATATTTGAATTAATTAATTTTTTAACTCTTAAAGTGCGGTCAAAAATCATCTTGTTTTTGACCGCACTTTTTCTTTACAAAGATTTACAAAAAAGATCCTGCCTAAAAAAACATCACTTAGAAGATAAGTCATTTATTTTAAATGACTTATCTTTTGTCAATAATGTAAGTAAAAAATTTACTGCTTGAATTCAATTTTAAAACACTCTATCTTGTGCATCGTTATTTTTCATAACACTATATCTTGTGTTTTTTAAAGTCATCTCTCTAGCAGGTTTTATCTCCCATGAACAAAGGATTAATGGTTACAAAGCGCGATGGTACGCTTGAACAAATCAATTTAGACAAAATTCACCGTGTGATTACTTGGGCGGCTGAAGGCTTGGAAAACGTCTCTGTTTCTCAAGTTGAATTGCGTTCTCATATTCAATTCTATGAGGGTATTCGTACCTCCGATATTCATGAGACCATTATTAAAGCAGCAGCAGACCTAATCAGCAAAGATACCCCTGATTATCAATATCTTGCTGCACGTCTTGCGGTTTTCCATTTACGTAAAAAAGCGTATGGCCATTTTGATCCACCTCGTTTATACGATCATGTGAAAAAATTAGTGCGTATGGGCAAATACGATCCTGCCCTTTTAGCCGACTATACTCGTGAAGAATGGGATGAAATGGATGGGTTTATTGATCACTGGCGTGATATGACCTTTTCTTATGCCGCAGTAAAACAATTAGAAGGAAAATACTTAGTTCAAAACCGTGTAACTGGTGAGATTTATGAATCTGCACAATTTCTTTATTTATTAGTTGCAGCGAGCTTATTCTCAAAATATCCACAAGAAACCCGTTTGGATTACATTCGTCGTTTCTACGATGCAACCTCAACCTTTAAGATTTCTTTACCAACGCCTATTATGGCGGGGGTTCGTACGCCTACGCGTCAATTCAGCTCTTGCGTATTGATTGAATGTGGTGACAGCTTAGACTCTATCAATGCTACCTCTGCAGCAATCGTAAAATACGTTTCACAACGTGCAGGTATCGGGGTGAATGCAGGTGCAATTCGTGCGTTAGGTAGCCCAATTCGTGGTGGCGAAGCCTTCCATACTGGCTGCATTCCATTCTATAAACACTTCCAAAGTGCCGTCAAATCTTGTTCACAAGGTGGCGTACGTGGTGGCGCGGCGACAGTTTACTACCCGATTTGGCACTTAGAAGTTGAAAGCTTATTAGTATTGAAAAATAACCGTGGTGTGGAAGATAACCGTGTTCGTCACATGGACTACGGCGTACAGTTAAACAAATTAATGTATCAACGCTTAATTAAAGGCGCAGACATTACTTTATTCAGTCCTTCAGACGTACCTGGACTTTATGAAGCCTTCTTTGCTGATCAAGATAAATTTGAAGAACTTTACGTGAAATACGAACAGGATCCAAATATCCGCAAACGTTCTGTAAAAGCCGTTGAGTTATTCTCTTTATTAATGCAAGAACGTGCATCAACCGGTCGTATTTATATCCAAAACGTGGATCACTGTAATACCCATTCACCGTTTGATCCGCTTGTTGCACCAGTGCGTCAATCTAACTTATGCTTAGAAATTGCATTGCCAACTAAACCATTACAACATTTCCATGATGAAAATGGTGAAATTGCCCTTTGTACACTTTCAGCATTTAACTTGGGTAAATTAGAGAATTTAGATGAGTTAGAGAGCCTAGCAGATCTTGCAGTACGTGCATTAGATGCATTACTTGATTACCAAGACTACCCTGTTCCTGCGGCGAAACGCTCTTCATTAGGTCGTCGTTCACTTGGTATCGGTGTAATTAACTATGCGTATTATTTAGCGAAAAATGGCGTGCGTTATTCTGATGGCTCAGCGAACGATTTAACTCACCGTACGTTTGAAGCAATTCAATACTATCTATTGAAAGCTTCTATGAACTTAGCAAAAGAATTAGGTGCATGTGAATACTTCAATGAAACCAATTACGCAAAAGGTATTTTACCAATCGATACATATAAGAACGATATCGATAGCTTAACGCAAGAACCATTGCATTATGATTGGGAAACGTTACGTCAAGAAATCAAAGAGTTTGGTTTACGTAACTCGACCTTAACCGCATTAATGCCGTCAGAAACCTCTTCACAGATTTCTAACGCAACAAATGGTATCGAACCACCACGTGGTCATGTAAGTATTAAAGCGTCAAAAGATGGTATCTTAAAACAAGTCGTACCGGATTATGAAAACTTAAGCGACAACTACGAGTTACTTTGGGATATTCCAAGCAATGATGGTTACTTACACTTAGTGGGCATCATGCAAAAATTCGTAGACCAAGCGATCTCTGCAAACACCAACTACGATCCAAAACGTTTTGAAGACGGTAAAGTACCGATGAAAGTGTTGTTAAAAGATCTTTTAACCGCTTACAAATACGGCTTAAAAACCCTCTACTATCAAAACACTCGTGATGGTGCTGAAGACAGCCAAGAAGATTTAGATGACGGCTGTGCAGGCGGTGCTTGTAAGATTTAAAGGGGTATATTATGAGTACTGAAGACATTGAAAAAGCCCTAAATCTTCTAAGAGCTGACTCTCCTACTAATATTCAAGCTATGTTAAATAGTGATAATCCTGATTTGAATGAAGCAGGGAAAATAGAAGCTAGATTAAAAAGAAAGGATGCTGAGAATAAAGAGAAAGTTAGAAACTTTTTTCCCTCACTCATTAATACAATAAAGGGGGGAAAAGCCCTTAAAAAGATTTCTGATAATTTTAATGAGCTTCCAGAATCAAGAAAAGATAGTATTGCAAATAAATATTTAAGACTAGCTGAATGTGATAAACACATTGAAATATCATCAATTCCAGCATTTGCAGATAGTGTAGAAAGGTTACACTATCTGGAAGATGAGCCTAACTTAGCTGAATTATTTGAAGAGCTACTAATAAGTACTATTGACTCATCCCAAAAAGAAGTTAATCATCCTGCTTATGTTGAGGTACTTAAGCAAATAAATAATCAAGAAGCAAAGAATCTTAAACTTATATTCCAAGAACATGAAACTCAGCTAGCTATATCTAATATAAATTTAGTAGTTAATGAAAAAGGGCACTACATAAGTCAAAGACAATACTTATTACCTCAGCCCTATTCATCTATTACCAAAAGAGAATTAGAAAATTGGGAGCGTCTAAAATTAATATCTATAAATATGGATGCATACTTAACTGATGAATCAGAATACATAGATTTAGAAGATAAAATTGAAGAAACTAATAAGACCCTCCCCTCTCCTAAAAGGTTAGAGATAAAAAAAGGCATATTATCTTTTACCGATTTCGGTAAAAACTTTGCTAAAGCAGTTGGCATTATAAAGTAGGAAAATAAAATGGCATACACCACTTTCTCACAAACTAAAAACGACCAATTAAAAGAACCGATGTTCTTTGGTCAAAACGTTAACGTTGCGCGTTACGATCAACAAAAATATGAGACTTTTGAAAAGCTCATTGAAAAACAACTTTCTTTCTTCTGGCGTCCAGAAGAAGTGGATGTGTCGCAAGACCGTATCGACTATGCCGCGTTACCTGAGCATGAAAAACACATTTTCATCAGTAACTTAAAATATCAAACCTTATTAGATTCGATTCAAGGCCGTAGCCCGAACGTCGCATTATTACCGTTAGTGTCTATTCCTGAATTAGAAACCTGGATCGAGACTTGGACATTCTCTGAAACCATCCACTCTCGTTCTTACACACACATTATTCGTAACATTGTGAACGATCCATCTATCGTATTTGATGACATCGTGACGAATGAAGAAATCATCAAACGTGCACGTGACATTTCTTCTTATTACGATGATTTAATCCGTGATAGCCAACTTTATAGTCTATATGGCGAAGGTACATACACGGTAGATGGTAAAGAATGTGTGGTGACATTACGTAACCTGAAAAAACAACTTTACCTTTGCTTGATGAGTGTGAACGCACTTGAAGCGATTCGTTTCTACGTATCGTTTGCTTGTTCCTTTGCCTTTGCAGAGCGTCAATTAATGGAAGGTAATGCAAAAATCATTAAATTCATCGCCCGTGATGAAGCCTTACACTTAACTGGTACACAGCACATTTTAAATATTATGGCTGCAGGTCAAGATGATCCTGAAATGGCTGAAATTGCAGAAGAATGTAAACAAGAAGCCTATGATTTATTCTTAGCCGCAGCAGAGCAAGAAAAAGAATGGGCGGATTACTTGTTCAAAGACGGTTCAATGATTGGTTTGAACAAAGACATTTTGGTGCAATACGTGGAATACATCACCAATATCCGTATGCAAGCAGTAGGTCTTCCATTACCATTTGGTGCGCGTTCTAACCCAATTCCATGGATTAACGCATGGCTTGTTTCTGACAACGTACAAGTAGCGCCACAAGAAGTCGAAGTGAGTTCTTACCTTGTTGGTCAAATTGACTCTAAAGTCGATACTAATGATTTCGGCGATTTCGATCTTTAATTAATCACTCTACGTAAAGACCGGTCAGTATTTTCAGAGTTTAAAACCTTTGGAAAATTGACCGCTCTTTTGTTTGTATGAATATCAAGACATGATGATAAACGTTTTGATTAAAAAAATAGCACAATTTTGCTTTCCTGCATTTATCACCAACACTTCCCCTATAAAACAGATGACTTCATTAAAAAAGGCTTAACAAAAAACCATGCTATGGGTAGAATAGAAGAAACCTTTTTATTTTCAATAAATCACATTCTAATTACAAACTAGCGAGGTAAAGGATATGTCTGAACAAGAAGTTAAAGAATTAGATCTCAATGGTGAAATGCAAGTTCGCCGTGAAAAATTAGCCGCATTACGTGCAAAAGGTAATGCGTTCCCGAATCAATTCCGCCGAGATGCCCTTGCTCAAGATTTACATGATAAGTATGAAGCCGAAGATGGCGAAGTATTAAAAGAAAAAGCCATTGAAGTGGCCGTTGCTGGTCGTATTATGACTCGTCGCGCAATGGGTAAAGCCACCTTTATTACTTTGCAAGATATGAGTGGCAAAATTCAATTATACGTTGCTCGTGATAACCTTCCAGAAGGCGTTTATGAAGAAGATGTAGGTAGCTGGGATTTAGGCGATATTATTGGGGTGAAAGGTACACTTTTCAAAACCAAAACCAATGAATTAACCATTAAAACAACGGAAGTTCAACTTTTAACCAAAGCGCTTCGTCCATTACCAAACAAATTCCATGGTTTAACTGACATGGAAGCACGTTATCGTCAACGTTACTTAGATTTAATTTCTAATGAAGAATCTCGCCGCACATTTATTATTCGTTCAAAAGTGATTGCGGGTATTCGTGAATTCTTTATTTCTAAAGGTTTCATGGAAGTAGAAACCCCTATGCTACAAGTGATTCCTGGCGGTGCATCTGCTCGTCCATTTATCACTCACCACAATGCATTAGACGTTGATATGTATCTTCGTATTGCACCAGAACTTTACTTAAAACGTTTAGTGGTTGGTGGTTTTGAACGCGTATTCGAATTAAACCGTAACTTCCGTAATGAAGGGGTTTCTGTTCGCCACAATCCAGAATTCACTATGCTTGAATACTACCAAGCTTATGCCGATTATCATGATTTAATGGATAATACCGAAGAATTATTGCGTAAATTAGCGATTGATATTCTTGGTACCACCATTGTGAAATACGGTGATTTAGAATTTGACTTCGGCAAACCATTTGAGCGTATTACACTACATGATGCAACCATTAAATATGGTGCAGATAAAGGTATCGTAAAAGAAGATCTTTATGACTTCGATCGTGCAAAAGCAACAGCTGAGCGCTTGGGTATCGAAGTACAAAAATCTTGGGGCTTAGGCTCTATCGTGAATGCGATCTTTGAAGAAGTGGCTGAACATCACTTAATTCAACCAACCTTCTTAATGGCACACCCTGCAGAGATTTCTCCGCTTGCACGTCGTAACGATGAAAACCCAGAAGTAACAGACCGTTTTGAATTGTTCATCGGTGGTCGTGAAATTGGTAACGGTTTCTCAGAATTAAACGATGCCGAAGACCAAAACGAACGTTTTGATGCACAAGTTGCAGCGAAAGAAGCGGGTGATGATGAAGCGATGTTTAAAGATGATGACTTCGTTGTGGCACTTGAACACGGTTTACCACCAACAGCAGGTGAAGGTTTAGGTATTGACCGCTTAGCAATGCTTTATGCTAACGCGCCATCTATCCGTGATGTGATCCTATTCCCTGCAATGCGTCAAAAATAATTAAATTGAAATAACATAAAAGGAAGTCTATTGACTTCCTTTTTTATTGTTTAATAAGTGCGGTCATTTTTTACCGCACTTTCATGAAAAAAAGAGATAACCATCTTAACGATTATCTCTTTTACATTCTAATTGAAATTATTTACCCCAAACTTCTTCCACGATACTACGGATAAATTCGAGTTTCTTCCATTGTTGTTCTTCCGTCAAGATATTACCCTCTTCCGTTGAAGCAAAACCACATTGTGGACTTAAGCAAAGTTGATTGATATCCACATATTGTGCCGCTTCTTTAATACGAGCAATAATTTCATCACGGTTTTCTAACTCGCCCGATTTAGAAGTGATTAATCCTAATACTACTTGTTGATTTTTAATAAAGCGTAAAGGTTTGAAGTCTC
This portion of the Haemophilus parainfluenzae T3T1 genome encodes:
- a CDS encoding YraN family protein — encoded protein: MFSLKRQQGAGFEHQARLFLETKGLKFIAANQYFKCGELDLIMQDGQTIVFVEVRQRSNSAFGSAVESVDWQKQQKWLNAANLWLAKHDLSLEDADCRFDLIAFGKTASDIQWFPNFLD
- a CDS encoding D-sedoheptulose-7-phosphate isomerase, whose amino-acid sequence is MLQKVKDIYSESIQIQISASSLLSENIATAAQMVMQCLLSGNKVIACGVSRSYANAQFLVSNLLNRYDFERPSLPSVLLSLESAVGSSLVFDQPSDQLYQHQFNAIAKPGDLLLAFAPLGTEKAVLNTISNAVNKEIQVIALTGSNNDAIQGVLAETDLEISIPATKETRILENHLFVINALCELVDSTLFPRA
- the dolP gene encoding division/outer membrane stress-associated lipid-binding lipoprotein, with the protein product MKLTPFKKLAFVLGASIMLQGCVAAVVGGAAAGAKVATDPRTMGTQVDDETLEIKVENALDKDAQIKSEGRVNAVSYSGRVLLIGQVPSESVKETATSLAKGVEGVNDVYNELRVGPKITFGQITKDSWITTQIKSKLFVGDNVKATDVKVITENGEVFLLGNVTQSQGDSAAEIASKVSGVQKVVKVFKYLN
- the nrdA gene encoding class 1a ribonucleoside-diphosphate reductase subunit alpha; translation: MNKGLMVTKRDGTLEQINLDKIHRVITWAAEGLENVSVSQVELRSHIQFYEGIRTSDIHETIIKAAADLISKDTPDYQYLAARLAVFHLRKKAYGHFDPPRLYDHVKKLVRMGKYDPALLADYTREEWDEMDGFIDHWRDMTFSYAAVKQLEGKYLVQNRVTGEIYESAQFLYLLVAASLFSKYPQETRLDYIRRFYDATSTFKISLPTPIMAGVRTPTRQFSSCVLIECGDSLDSINATSAAIVKYVSQRAGIGVNAGAIRALGSPIRGGEAFHTGCIPFYKHFQSAVKSCSQGGVRGGAATVYYPIWHLEVESLLVLKNNRGVEDNRVRHMDYGVQLNKLMYQRLIKGADITLFSPSDVPGLYEAFFADQDKFEELYVKYEQDPNIRKRSVKAVELFSLLMQERASTGRIYIQNVDHCNTHSPFDPLVAPVRQSNLCLEIALPTKPLQHFHDENGEIALCTLSAFNLGKLENLDELESLADLAVRALDALLDYQDYPVPAAKRSSLGRRSLGIGVINYAYYLAKNGVRYSDGSANDLTHRTFEAIQYYLLKASMNLAKELGACEYFNETNYAKGILPIDTYKNDIDSLTQEPLHYDWETLRQEIKEFGLRNSTLTALMPSETSSQISNATNGIEPPRGHVSIKASKDGILKQVVPDYENLSDNYELLWDIPSNDGYLHLVGIMQKFVDQAISANTNYDPKRFEDGKVPMKVLLKDLLTAYKYGLKTLYYQNTRDGAEDSQEDLDDGCAGGACKI
- a CDS encoding DUF4393 domain-containing protein, yielding MSTEDIEKALNLLRADSPTNIQAMLNSDNPDLNEAGKIEARLKRKDAENKEKVRNFFPSLINTIKGGKALKKISDNFNELPESRKDSIANKYLRLAECDKHIEISSIPAFADSVERLHYLEDEPNLAELFEELLISTIDSSQKEVNHPAYVEVLKQINNQEAKNLKLIFQEHETQLAISNINLVVNEKGHYISQRQYLLPQPYSSITKRELENWERLKLISINMDAYLTDESEYIDLEDKIEETNKTLPSPKRLEIKKGILSFTDFGKNFAKAVGIIK
- the nrdB gene encoding class Ia ribonucleoside-diphosphate reductase subunit beta, which translates into the protein MAYTTFSQTKNDQLKEPMFFGQNVNVARYDQQKYETFEKLIEKQLSFFWRPEEVDVSQDRIDYAALPEHEKHIFISNLKYQTLLDSIQGRSPNVALLPLVSIPELETWIETWTFSETIHSRSYTHIIRNIVNDPSIVFDDIVTNEEIIKRARDISSYYDDLIRDSQLYSLYGEGTYTVDGKECVVTLRNLKKQLYLCLMSVNALEAIRFYVSFACSFAFAERQLMEGNAKIIKFIARDEALHLTGTQHILNIMAAGQDDPEMAEIAEECKQEAYDLFLAAAEQEKEWADYLFKDGSMIGLNKDILVQYVEYITNIRMQAVGLPLPFGARSNPIPWINAWLVSDNVQVAPQEVEVSSYLVGQIDSKVDTNDFGDFDL
- the lysS gene encoding lysine--tRNA ligase, with product MSEQEVKELDLNGEMQVRREKLAALRAKGNAFPNQFRRDALAQDLHDKYEAEDGEVLKEKAIEVAVAGRIMTRRAMGKATFITLQDMSGKIQLYVARDNLPEGVYEEDVGSWDLGDIIGVKGTLFKTKTNELTIKTTEVQLLTKALRPLPNKFHGLTDMEARYRQRYLDLISNEESRRTFIIRSKVIAGIREFFISKGFMEVETPMLQVIPGGASARPFITHHNALDVDMYLRIAPELYLKRLVVGGFERVFELNRNFRNEGVSVRHNPEFTMLEYYQAYADYHDLMDNTEELLRKLAIDILGTTIVKYGDLEFDFGKPFERITLHDATIKYGADKGIVKEDLYDFDRAKATAERLGIEVQKSWGLGSIVNAIFEEVAEHHLIQPTFLMAHPAEISPLARRNDENPEVTDRFELFIGGREIGNGFSELNDAEDQNERFDAQVAAKEAGDDEAMFKDDDFVVALEHGLPPTAGEGLGIDRLAMLYANAPSIRDVILFPAMRQK